The DNA region AAATTCTTACATGAAGGTCTTCAATTTAcacatataaaattaaaattataattcaTGACAGCAACAAACACTTGAGTCTTGGCTAAAGCAGTTTCAGGTGCTCAGCCTATAGTGGTTGTTTAGTATAGGCTATGCCAGATGAATCAGGTGATATTTATACCCTGTTACATTATCATTTTCCATAATAAAACAGAGCATGTATTACACTGTGGTAGTAATCTGTGTACCTGACATTTTggttattaatttaaaatacacagtaaaatagaaagtttttaaaatcctgtaAAAAGTAACATTCCACTTAGATCAAAGGCTGTATTATCCAGTTGCcgaaaaagaaaatctttggaACACTAAATCTTTGAATCAGAAGACATGCTTTTTTAATCATGCTCCAAGAGAAACAGTTCTTCCAGTTGAGCCTGTTTGTGTAGATTACTGAAGCAGGAATAGGCAAATAACCTTGTGTCTGTTCTAATAGTGATAGCCTGTCAagtatcttttattttattttccacattatctgatttaaaattgaatttgtATTTGTTTGCAATAAGGAGGAAGTTTCTGTTGAAGTCCTGAAGACGTACATTCAGGTAAGCTTTCAGAAatattgtttgttttctctgatgTGATTTAGATgtaaaggaggaagaaaagcagactTAAGGTTACAGGATGATAAGAGCTATGATGCAGCTAATGCTCTTTTCTCAGGAGATACATGGAAGCTTGCCTAATACACAAATTCTCTGTCTGCAGTTCTTAAATGAGACAATTGTATTGATCCTTGTTTAGAAGTTGAGAGGAATCTTCCTGTGTCAGAATAAATTAATCAGAAATTGGTTACACGTTTTTGGGTGTACCCAGTACATGTTTTTGCTTAAGTGTAAGCACTTTGGTGTTTACACCAAGGAATATAGTATGCATatctgtaaatatatttatatatcagTGGATATCTTCTGTATATTTGCTTCTTACATATGTGCTTCTCATTCTGTGTGTTTGGTTCATACTGTGCAGAGGTTGGTGTCTGAGAAGCACACAGATTTAATAGCCTTTTATGTCAGCCACCTGCCCCCAGAGCTCGCTGTGGCTCAGTACGCTTTATTCCTTGAAGATGTTACTGAGAGCGATCAACGCCACCACTGCCTGGAGTTAGCAAAACAAGCAGGTGAGAGACTCTGATAATCCAATTATCATTTTATATCCTGAGttattttgtctttcagtagttTTTGCTCTAAAACCTATCTATGAATATGACACTCTTTCCGtcccctatttttttttttcagataaataaaattaatttctgatcACTTCTTCAAGTAGGTGTATAGGTGTGTTTTCATTAACCTGGAATTAAACTAAATATCACTGCTTCTGGTTATGTCCAAATACACCAGGAAGTAAAAGTCAGCTGTCTATCTCAAATGTATGCTCTGAAACTTGACATGTTCATATTATTTCAGAGAACTAATTATAAAAATGCACACTTTATTTGTGGCTTTAGGAAGGTTATGAGTATCTTAAATTTTTTGTCCAATTTATAGTGCTTGTTCTTAGCCATGGTAACTTTCTTGCATTAATTGTAAACTTCCTTCAGGGCCTGTACATGAAACTAGAAGGGGATTACAATGAAGCAGCACACTGTCCATTGCTTGATAATGCCTCTGTGCTAACTCAGAATGTACAAAGAAGCAGATTTCCTGCAGATTTCATGTCTTAACTTCTCTTCAGTCATTTTTcaatcattttcttttaaactcagCTAAGGTTTCAAAAATAACATATCCTGCTTAAGCATCTGTAAAAGAACTATTCTGAGCTTTTCCTGGTACAATCTTGTCAAATCATAGTCTTGCTGTCAGAATTGTAGGAATCAGTGATCTTTGCAGATATATCTATATGCTGTCTTCAGCACAGATTGAAGAACTTATTGGTTGTCTTATATTTGGTATTCTGTATTATATCAAATCTCATTCTTGTAAAATATCTGCAATAAATGAGATACCGCAAAAGCTTGTAATTTATTCTGACAGTATGTGTTTGAACAGACTGATAAGAATTACCAGTAGTAAGGAATAAGATGAACAACTGGAATCTGAAATTCAATTTGTGTTAAGTTTGAATTCATGATAGTTCTTACACAGTTCACTTTTAACTCAGGTCTGGACGTTGCAACCATAACAAAAACCGTTGTTGAAAACATCCGCAAGAAGGATGCCGGGGAGTTCAGCCACCACGACCACGTGCTGGACACAGGCACAACAGAGGTGAGTGCTTTACAGAGCACATAGTCCAGTTTGCAATCAGCTGTGGAGTCTCTGACCATCTATGAGCCATCTTTTTCTTTCAACAATGGTGAAAATTGCCTTGAAATAGCCTGTGAGGGAAATGCACTTTCCATGTGACCAAGTGAGGGCAGTGCACAAATATGTAACtctgtttctgcttttccttgctCTTTGGGTGTGTGCTTACCTGTATACAAACATTAGGTGAAGATAAGACCCTTGAAACGACTGCAGCACCCTATGCTGTAGCTGGGAGTAGGGTGTTGTTGTAGCCTCTGCAGTTTATGAAGATTAGTACTTTGAATCTGAGATGTACCTTTTAAAATGCCAAAGTGGCATTTCTAGCTACAGCAAACACTGCTTTTGCTGACAGTTTCCTTGTCACTGCTCTTGAGCATTGGTTGGATCCAACTCAGAGCTTTAGGGACAGCAAGGTAATGTTAATAGGCTCTATTCAAAGTACTGCTTAGAAAGGAACTGATGGTTTGCAAAACTGTGGTAATGTTTTTGCTGTTCAGTACAAAGTTTAAGCTCCCTAAGACAAAAAGGTAGTTTATCTAACAGGAGTTGGAAAACTGTGGTTGCAGGCTGATGGCGCCCCTGAAGATTATAGCAAGAGCTCCATAAATGTACCATATTGGTACAGtgtatttgtattaaaaattgagaaaaacGCATCATAATCCATAAAAAATGTTGAGAGATGATGCTCTGAATATCTTGAGAACacttagaaattaatttttttaaattattccagATGGCAGAGGTTTTCTAGCCTTTTGAATAAAGTGATCCTTGTTACTGTGTTGCAATGCTTTCCAAACTTGTGTATTTCCCTGACCAGATGTAATGTGTGTTGCATCAGCTGTGTGCTTGAAATGGTGATGAATCTCTGTGTTGTTTTTTACAGGCAGATCAGCTGAAAATAGATGTAATTGACTGGCTCGTATTCGATCCTGCACAGAGGGCAGAAGCACTTAAACAAAGCAATGCAATCATGAGGAAGTTCTTGGGTACTAAGCTTCACAAATATTGTagacttatttttaaatgttggtTTTGTTCTCATTGGCTCTTGGCAGTACATTTGATATAACTGGATCTAGTCTATTAAAAAGCATGGGTTTGCCAGCTTAAGAAGATAAGGTATGGAAATTGCAAAGCTCTGATACCCAGTTCACATTCTCATAGCATCCAAGAAACATGAAGCTGCAAAAGATGTGTTTGTGAAGATTCCCCAAGACTCCATAGCAGAAATATATAACCAGTGGGAGGAACAGGGAATGGATACTCCGCTTCCAGCTGAAGATGACAATGCTATCCGGGAACACTTATGTATTCGTGCATATTTGGTGAGTTTCAAATATGCAATATTCCAAGTTATTGTTTAGAAGTACTGGTGGCTTTGCCTTGGTAATGAAACTTTAGCTTTGTCCATTTGATTTAACTTCTGATTCTTTGATTCATTAAACCTCTGCATGCAATGACATTCTGGTTATTAGATGAGtcaaaaatacccaaacacTGTTTCCACTGCAATCCAGGAAGCCCATGAAACCTTTAATGAATGGTTTAAACACATGAACTCAGCTCCACAGAAGCCGTCTTTGTTACCACAAGCAAGTTTCACTGAAAAAGTGGCCCatgaacataaagaaaagaagtaTGAGGTAGGTGGAAGTCCATCTTATTTACTGTAAACTTTTATGTTCTTGCTTTAGAGGCAGTCTAGTTCAATGAAAGAAAGTAGAAGACTGCTATTTCATATTATTTAAGGACTCTATTATAAACTATTTTTATGTTGAGAGAGTATGAGACAACAGAATTATAAGGCAACTGCAcaataaattctgtttttttaataactcaGCTTTACATAAAATATTGTAATAGTAAATATTATTGTGTGTTGATTGTCAGTGTTATTAATGAATGTGAGCACTTGATTTTGCTATTAACTCTATTAAGTATTATCACCTTCTGTTTTCTAAAAGATGCTGCAGTTATGTTTTGATTAAAGTTTTTTTTGCAGGTCTGGTCAGTAAAAATATACCCTATTCAGTTAACATAAACATTTGTTTTATAAGCATGGCAGAATAGGTTGTTTAAAATTATCTTCCTCTCGTGACTTTGTTTCTGAACAACCTGTCTAACTGTGGACAGGGCATTAAGAAAGGATGGAAATAGTTGCGAGCAGCAGGCTTTAAGTTTTAGCCACTGACTGAAGATTCTAATTTGAATTGGAGCTGCACTGCCTGTTGCagtctgttttaaaatagcCTTGGAAATTATCCTGTTCTGCAgtagtttattttttgtttctttgccaGATGGATTATGGCATTTGGAAAGGCCTGTTGGATGCTCTTACAGCTGATGTTAAGGAGAAAATGTACAATGTGTTGCTGTTTGTTGATGGAGGATGGATGGTTGATGTCAGAGAggtaaaatgaatttttatgtCATGACGCAGACCACAAAGCACAGATCACATGTAGTTGTACCTTTGTGACATTTAGTTTCATGTGCTCCTGTTCAATTGGCTCTGGCCTTGCTGTGAGCATTTAGAGCTTGCTCCCTGAGTAACCATGCAGATCACACTTGACAGTCCCCTCCAGGCTGCCGAGGCCATTGTCTGCCTCTGACAGCACCAACTGCGTGGTTATGCTGAGCTGCCTGTGAAAGGTCCGTTTTCCTACCACTGACATGTCACTTTGCCCTGGTAAGGACGCCGAGGAGGACCCGGAGCGCGCGCACCAGATGAGCCTGCTGCggaagctgtgcctgcccatGATGTGCTTCCTGCTGCACACGGTGCTGCACAGCACGGGCCAGCACCAGGAGTGCCTGCGCCTCGCCGACATGGTCGCCTCCGAGCGCCACAAGCTCTACACggtgagctgggcagggctgcagcagcctggcctaCACTGAAAGCTCTGTGGGCTGCCTGTGGAAAAAGCTTCTATATAGGGAGGAAGACACCATATGTTCCTTAGCATCATAAGTTTCTTGATCGCTTCCCATTCACTGCAGTAGTAAAAGGTTTCCTTGTGTTATGACTTAAGGAATCTGAGTTAACTTTGAAATATAGGGGGTAATGACCAGTGTTCTTACAACCAGTTCTGAGTACTGCAATTACTAGTTTTTGGATGGGGGCTATTGAATTTTAACTtcatgatcttaaaggtctttaCCAGtcaaatgattctgtgattctaaattTAGCTGTAGTATTGTAAttgatttctttatttccattACATTTCAAACACTATATATGCAGGTTTTGCTTTAGAGCATTTGGTTTAGTCATGACCATCTTTGCCTCCAAATGCCTAAAAACACCCCCAGAATGAGACAGAGCTATCTTGAGCCTTTGTTCAGGTTTTGGATGCTGTGTCTAACCTCCCATGCCTTACTTAATGTCCTTCTGAAATGCCTGATGATCACATGAtcttaaatagaaataaataatcaaaTAGAAAAATAGCAACTTAATTAACCACCACTTTTTTTATCAGTGCTATTCATTGCAAATAAATATAACTTTatgatgtttgtttttttaattatttattctcAGGTGTTTTCAAAAGAAGAACTCCGAAAGCTTCTACAGAAGCTGAGGGAATCTTCTCTGATACTTCTGGACCAGGATCTTGATCCTTTGGGATATGAAATTCAGTCATAAGTTTTCATGCAGATACTTTCAAAAACTTCTGAGCATGGACATTCTGGTtattaacaaaaacaaacaaaagaccCCAACAGAATCATTACTTGGACAAAGTGTTGTCTTCGCGTAGGGTGAAAAACCCCAACTTTCAGATTTCAATTTAAACTTGAAAAAGTATGACCAACTTCAGAATGTTATTTGTTACACAacctttttcatattttttttcctaataaaagtgcttgaaaaagagaaaatgtttgtTCATTCTAATCTAAAATAGCATTATATAAATTTGGTGATTGTATGAACCTCCTTAATTTATTTGCTACATGCCACAAAGGCTGCCCATAGACTGCATGGATACAGGGGGAAGGAAAGTGAGACTGCCAGAAGGTGTATGGAGAAAGtaggggagaaggaaaagggacacactggaggaaaggaaaaccaaaaagcaaaagTGAGGGGTTACTTCCAGCCCTTCAGAAGAGAAGGCAGCCTTGTCCTGTTCTGCTGTACATGAAGGAATTGCTAAAATGCTGATGAAATCCTGAACCAGAGGAAAGATGATAATAGGTTGAAACCCCCCCATTTGAGATTTCGTAGTTTATTTTGAAAGCTTGTTCTGCCCCCGTTtatctgtgcacacacacttTTAGCTGCCTTTCCCTTAACAAGACAGAGTGCAGCGGACACGTAGTGCAGTTAGGCAAGGACTTTGGCTCCTTCACGCGAGTCGGTGTCTCTTGACACCTGGCAAGGAACGTACTTCGTGCTGTACATCCGTGCGTACAGTGCCGTGTTTGTGGAAATGCCCAGTCCCGTTGTGGAGCGGTACTCGTGGCTTGGAGCCGGGGTGCGTGTCTGCGCCTCGGGGCTGTTGGGCCGGCTGTGGgggcgcacacacacacactcacacacacacacacgcgcgCAGGGCCGCCCCTGCAaaccgggccgggcgggcggagCCGTTCGCAGCGGGCGGGGCCACCGGAAGGCGCGAGCCCACGTGtcccggcgggcgggcggggcggggcggagcggagcgggcgggcaggcggcggcgggcccggccggTGCGCGGGCGGCCGCCGGGCTGCCTCAGCCATGGGCTGGCTGCCGGCGCAGGGCCGGCTGGCGGCGGGGCTGCTGGTCAATCTGGCCGCCTCCATCTGCATCGTTTTCCTGAACAAATGGCTGTACGTGCGGCTGGGCTTCCCGAACCTCAGCCTCACCCTGGTGCACTTCGCCATCACCTGGCTCGGCCTCTACCTGTGCCAGGCGCTCGGCGCCTTCTCCCCCAAGAGCCTCCAGCCCGCGCAGGTGCTGCCGCTGGCCCTCAGCTTCTGCGGCTTCGTCGTCTTCACCAacctctccctgcagagcaaCACCATCGGTACCTACCAGTTGGCCAAGGCCATGACCACGCCGGTCATCGTGGTCATCCAGAGCGTGGCTTACGGCAAGACTTTCCCTCTGCGGATCAAGCTGACCCTGGTGAGGAGGCGGAGGGGCCCAGGGGAGTGGGGAGGGGCAGCGCTGAGGGCGACGACCCCGCCTAAAACCGCCGTGTCCCCTCCACAGGTCCCCATCACGCTGGGTGTTTTCCTCAACTCCTACTACGACGTGAAGTTCAATGTTCTGGGGATGGCGTTCGCCACCCTGGGCGTGCTGGTGACCTCGCTGTACCAAGTGGTGGGTAACGGCGGCCGCGGGAGCCCGCGGGGGCTGGGCTCCCTTGGGATGCTGCCCCTCGCTTCGGTAGCTTTTAAGTAGCACCCAGCCCCGCAGGAAACCTTCCCTGCTCcgttatttcttttttataaccCCCACCAAATTATGATAGTGCACCATAACTCCTGATAAATTAGGAGACAAACTCCTGATCGTCCTTGCTGCTAAAAATTGGGGTGTCATCTTTAACGTGAGCGTTATTTTCAAGGGGCGAAGATTGCTTTAGCGGtaaaactcctttttttctaGAGGGAACAGATGCTCTCCTTGCTGAAGCAAGTGCCTTGCGTTTGAGCTTTTTCCCTAGAAAGGATGTTTTCCAGTCCTTCAATCCCATGGTTTATCCGTGAGCTATTTGCATTTTATCAGTATCCTTCTTCAGTTTCAACTATATACATTCTAAAGTGTTTTTGTAGAGGATGAATTAACACATAAACGCACAATACAACCTTCCTGGATaatcatgattttaaaaattgatatGTCCAAGGACTGCCTCAGCCCTTTCTGCTGTAACATTGTGCTAATAGCTCACCCGATTTGCTATTAACCATGACTGTAAGAGCCTCCTAGATTAGAAACTCTTGTCATGTCAATGTGATAGATTTAAACGTGAATTTCTTTTAGGAGGCATACTgtgcctcaaaaaaaaaagtgaggctCTTTGACTCTTTGTGTGTATGTAAGATGATAAATAATGGTCTCTTGGCCTGttttggggcaggaggaggaaagaggtGCTGCATAATGATATTAAGTGATGATTTGTGTACTGGAGAAGTAATGGTACTTGGGTAAAATTATCTAGATTAAAAACTGTGAGCAAGTTTATATGCCAGAATCCATGTTACCAGTAAATGTGATTTAAGTATTAAATGTCAGTTTTCAGCACAAGAGAAAGATGTGTCTTTTTGGCTGTAACATCTGTCTTCATGGCCATAGATAAGTAATATTTCTGTAAGCATGCAACCTTAAAAATTGAAGTTCGAGTCAAGTATAATCAATATTGAAATGAAATCCGTTAAATCTGGATAAACTGACAAGAGACAAATGTGTACTGGTTTTGTTAGCTTGTATATacaggaaaatgaggaagaaagGAGCAGAATCCAGTGCCTGCTTAGGAAAGGATACTCAGGTCCAACACAGGCAGGATCTggaatttataaaataaagggGAGCTGCTATTTTCTTCCCAGCTCTTCAATCTACTTGTTTTTTGTCAAGTATGATAATTTACCCCCAGGCTATGTGAAAAGGAAAGTTGAGGCACTCTTTTCACTGCCCCTGCATACAGTTTTCTCATGGCCTTTTCACTTGAAAGAGACAAACACATGGGGCCTCCACTGAGGCAAAGGTGAGGCTCAACAGCCTGTTTAAGTAGTATTGTCCACGTGAGACTCCCTCTGTGTTAGTGGCCAGTTTGCTTTTGCTCAGGTTTTTCagtttatggggtttttttctcatatttaaCAGCTTTCTCTTTTGGTTTTAGTGGGTAGGTGCTAAGCAGCACGAGTTGCAGGTAAACTCTATGCAGCTGCTGTACTATCAGGCACCGATGTCCTCAGCCATGTTGTTGTTCATCATACCCTTCTTCGAGCCAGTCTTTGGAGAGGGGGGAATATTTGGGCCCTGGACACTTTCTGCTGTGGTAAGGCTTTTGTTgactttatttaaataattatcaCTGATATAGTTAAATTTGATAGTAAGATCTGTTTCTTTGTGgaacagaaagatttttgtcCAGCTGTTGTCCATGGTGAGATGAGAGGGACATGTGCAGGACAAAAAGCCCCTTGCTGAGTCTGCCCTGCTTCCTCTGAGAGGAGCGAGTCTGTCAATTGATTTATCTCCTTATTCTTGTTTCTATTTAGAGGGCATCTGAACAACAGGAAAATCTATCAAAATCCAGAAGCTTCCCCTAGTGTATGAAGTGCTCTATTTCTAGCTCTCACTGTCCACTCAGAGAAGGACACTCTCAACTTCTCTTCTGTGGAAGGATGCCAACATTGATTGTTCTCTAGAATTAGTAGTTTATTTTCACCAAGGAGACTATAGTTTCTCTCAATATCCTTCTGTCCAAAAAAGAGCCAGTGACATATTCTTACTACTGCTGATTGTGCCCCTCAGTGATGGGTCATCTCTTGTAGCATTGTATTTTATGAATGGGATAGCAAGTATTCACAGTAATAAAATCAGATATTTTACTAAAATAGTTTTTGTTGTGACCATAAATTAGACTTTATCTCAAAGTTAAAGTATACAACCTCTATGTGAATGAGTATCCAGATTTTCCAAATCACTCTTAAATGTTCACCAAGAGTAAAGGAGAAAAGGCCTGTGACTCTGTCAGTGTATATTTATGGATGTCATAAATATACATGTTACTGAGCTGCTTATACACCTCACCAGTGTCTGTACTGGTTTGAAACTGTTTCTATTTTTGTTCTCCATATGTTTTTCTTGCCTGATATTTTGCATTTGAAAGTAAATGAAACTAAATAAATAACCTGGAATGTATCTACAAACTGCCAAAAGCAAGTCAGATTACTGACTGTGTCCATTAATCCACAGATAATGGTACTGCTGTCTGGAATAATAGCCTTTATGGTAAACTTGTCAATTTACTGGATCATTGGAAATACGTCACCTGTCACGTATCCTTTGTAACACTGGTGGTTTCTCCTGTTTCCAGATTAATTATGTTGGAATTCATTTGGGCTGATTAATGTGGGAAAATTGCTTGATAACCTTCCTGGTTTGGGATTTGTATAGGTAATGGTTCATTCGCTGACCTTCATACCTGCAAGGAATATTAACTCATGCTTTGGCTGCCTTGGGGAAGTGTTGGCATGTCCATCAGACTGCAGTGAAAAGGGGTGAAAGGCTTTAGGTGGGGGTAAATACAGCCACAGAGATCTGTATGAGAAAACTGTATTGAGTTGAGTCAACACAGTACCATTGCATGCTTTGAGTGGAACTAATGAAAATTCCAAGGGtttctttttacaaaaaataataCTGCTATTGGCTATTTTCCTTAACAGGTGTCTAGGTATAACATGTTTGGACATTTCAAGTTCTGCATCACCCTCCTGGGAGGGTGCCTGTTATTTAAGGATCCATTGTCTGTTAACCAGGGCCTTGGGATTCTGTGCACACTGTTTGGCATTTTAGCCTACACCCACTTCAAGCTTAGTGAGCAGGAAAGCAATAAGAGTAAATTGGCCCAGCGTCCATAGAGCAAGAGTTTCTGAAGACTGTTGTGAAGGAAAACAAGTATTTAAATATGCATTGATTTTAGAATGCACAAAATTGCCTCATCCACTTAGATCTATGGTTTTAGTTTAAGTGCCAGGATTCTTATTCTGTAACTAAACCAAACAAACTGAAGGATGTAAAATTCTGGGGTTTTGCCATCTCAGTCTGTCCTAtcattttcattaaattaaaacactaacttgaaagagaaaaaggcacACTTCAAATTGCTGTGGAAATTGTATTGaagtaattatattttttgCATACCAAATGAGATCATGATGGCTACAGTTATAgtacagagagaaagaaaaataatcctttCTCTGTGATCAAGCTAGTAATGCCATTGTGAAGAAATTTGGAGACACTTTTATGCAGATGTTCTGGTGTGTCGTGATGCTTCCTCATTTTTGTCCAATGAACAATGAAGAGGGAGACATACTTTGTCcaatcattttaaaaaaaaggctgCCAGACTCATTCCTGTTTCTTGTATTTGCTTTCTTATGTATGGCTTCAACACAGGGGTAGATTTTTAGTTGAAGAAAGTAGATAAAATTACaggtgaagagaaaaacagaaaacttgAAGCCACAGGCCAAGGTGTGGGAAAGTAGGAAATTGGATCTAAACAGTtcatcttaattttttcttctaatttgtCAGGACATTCATGAAGTAATTGACGTTTTGAAAATGTTGTTACTGCTTTATCATTTTCTCTGTGCCAAAACCAAGACTTTACACAAGATCTTGTAAATACTACCTGTGAGCCTAATAAAATCTCTGGTTTTGTGGTAGTAACCAAATGTTTTGCAGCCCTTGCACACAGACACCCatgctaaaaaatatttttgagaagGCTTTGGAAAGGTCTTTAATGGGTGTGAAGGTTGCCCAGTTCTCTGTCTTGCCTTCAGCATCACCTCCCTTGCTCCCACGCCTTTCCCCAAGAGTTACCTTGGGTGGGATCTGCAGGTTTGTCATCGTCTGGGGAGAGGCCCAGGGGCTGGCTGGACAATGCTGGGTGTGAGGCAGCATTTCCTCAACAGACAGTCCTGGGAAATGTATCCGAATGACTGAAGAGTGCAAGGTGGGACCTGCTGCTctaattaaaaaatgctttgaaatttttttcatgaCAGTATCAGGCACTTGTTTTGACAACGTGGATGGAAGAAGTTCAGTGCTGTTCtagttaaaaaaaggaaagaaaaaataactgcTTTCTGTAAATCCGGTGAGAACATATGCTCACTAGATTTGCAGGGTTAGAATTTAATTGCAGTATCTTAATCCTTACATGTTGGGGTTTGTTTAGTCTTCATCTACCTCTGTTAGATTTAAAGAGGGCAATTGTGTGGACAAAACCAAGTATTTAAATTGTGCAGCCACTGACAGAAATAATATTTAGTTCCTCTAAGTTTTTTACAATAGAGGCAAGAAGTCTTTGTGTTGGAAACAATGCAACCTTTCTCAAGCTTGTTTATTTATTCTGTTACAGAGTTCTTGATTTAAGAAAAAGTTATTCCTCTGTGTAACCTAAGTTTATACAGTAACACTCTATATCATTTCAGAGCTACAAATACCTGAAAAATTTTACATCTTTATCAACTGTTTCTTGGACATTGTACTGGTCCAAGAATAATTAAGTACAGTTTTGTAGATCTGTAtaattagtttaaaaatacaGCCTGGGCTACTGAAAGATGTGTTCAGATGGTCAAGCGCTGGATGCATATCCTTCAGTATGTACACTGAGAAAGCCATTTCCATTAATTTGTGCTGTGCACAAGTTCTTTTGAGATGTAGATAGACTGCAGAGAAACAGCTAGGAAACAACTGAATGACATGCCTGTgtgacaaaaatatttgagatgAGATggatgtaaatatatatatatgaagtAGTAGACTGAACTAAACAACCATGCCTGGAAATACAAAAGACTCCGTAAGGAGAGGAGCAGATCTGCAAGAGAAAGTTAAGAGCATCATTTAAAAAGTACATTATAAATATAATCTGGTGCTgaaaggtgtgtgtgtgtatgagtCACTTAAGTGATGTGGTATTTTTTTCATGCATTCAA from Ammospiza nelsoni isolate bAmmNel1 chromosome 5, bAmmNel1.pri, whole genome shotgun sequence includes:
- the SLC35E3 gene encoding solute carrier family 35 member E3, which codes for MGWLPAQGRLAAGLLVNLAASICIVFLNKWLYVRLGFPNLSLTLVHFAITWLGLYLCQALGAFSPKSLQPAQVLPLALSFCGFVVFTNLSLQSNTIGTYQLAKAMTTPVIVVIQSVAYGKTFPLRIKLTLVPITLGVFLNSYYDVKFNVLGMAFATLGVLVTSLYQVWVGAKQHELQVNSMQLLYYQAPMSSAMLLFIIPFFEPVFGEGGIFGPWTLSAVIMVLLSGIIAFMVNLSIYWIIGNTSPVTYNMFGHFKFCITLLGGCLLFKDPLSVNQGLGILCTLFGILAYTHFKLSEQESNKSKLAQRP